A genomic stretch from Terriglobia bacterium includes:
- a CDS encoding DUF4142 domain-containing protein, with protein sequence MSSSVFAQDKGKSNAASSKPSDPQIVGVVTAADQIDIDTAKLALKKTKNDQVKQFAQQMIDDHTKLQNSVNDLGKKLNVKPAPSDISKSLKTAAAAETKKLQGLKGKAFDTEYINHEVAYHQQVLDAAGNVLIPNAQNAELKSALQGAAPLLQGHLDHAKQLQSSLGSSGGSH encoded by the coding sequence ATGAGTTCTTCTGTGTTCGCGCAAGACAAAGGCAAGAGCAACGCAGCCAGCAGCAAGCCTTCTGATCCGCAGATTGTTGGCGTTGTCACGGCTGCGGACCAGATCGACATCGATACGGCAAAGCTGGCGCTCAAAAAAACAAAGAACGATCAGGTCAAGCAATTTGCGCAGCAGATGATTGACGATCACACCAAGCTGCAGAACTCGGTCAATGATCTAGGCAAAAAGCTCAACGTAAAGCCCGCGCCAAGTGACATCAGCAAGTCACTCAAGACGGCTGCTGCGGCTGAGACGAAGAAACTGCAGGGACTGAAAGGCAAGGCCTTTGACACTGAATACATCAACCATGAGGTGGCATATCACCAGCAGGTGCTTGACGCTGCCGGGAATGTGCTGATCCCGAACGCGCAGAACGCCGAGTTGAAGTCAGCGTTGCAAGGTGCAGCCCCCCTGCTTCAGGGCCATCTGGATCACGCCAAGCAGTTGCAGTCATCGCTGGGTTCCAGCGGCGGCTCACACTAA
- a CDS encoding transglycosylase SLT domain-containing protein, with protein MAKRKLGHIKRAFVASADLRPMAQQLLENRTPQAYQGVEAYARKHAKDDAGPLAWIVVGYAHYLDKDYVAARSSWGRTKLLEPLLGDYLAYMQALAYQGENNRAAVLETLDGFDEKYPDSLQSHDAAMLYASALMATNAPDRAAAFLEKHRQPVKADIEITLARAYLAAGDKTKASDVFHKLYFEMPTSAEADAAAIELRNLGETQPEGTFDQRHGRVLLLTKGRRYQDALNELSPLVEQAPPERMIDMQVEFAAALYRNHKRDDAQHLFESILQNQSASVDAKAQTLYFLAEIARDKDDGQKNRDYIGQLRTLAPESTWMGSALLSAGNMYLLRRDYETATPFYAEIYQRQKNGKTSPYSHWKTAWLTYRMGKKDEAKRLFEEQLSMYPSSAEVPNALYWRGRMAEEEGDKKLARAYYQKLAENYRYYYYANLARERLPKMGDESADPPVLENLPPPMAPSHDWETPAENIRAQKAQLLANAALYDFAVAEMQAASAGSPPWEAKSVAEIFNEQGSYIRAIETLKRAVPGYFAAEIPQIPRPVWESLFPRPFWEELKRDSTANRLDPHLVASLIRQESEFNPGAISPANAMGLMQLLPTVGKGMAKEMKIRHFSSDQLLVADTNLRLGTRYFRHIVDHYDGQVEYALAAYNAGIDRVNDWRKNGNFADVEEFVESIPFTETRDYVQAIMRNAVIYKLLYSKGWTSVYPN; from the coding sequence TTGGCAAAGCGCAAGCTTGGACACATTAAGCGCGCGTTCGTAGCGTCGGCTGATCTGCGCCCCATGGCGCAACAGCTTCTTGAGAACCGTACCCCGCAGGCTTACCAGGGTGTGGAAGCGTATGCCCGCAAACATGCGAAGGATGATGCCGGCCCACTGGCGTGGATAGTGGTCGGCTATGCGCACTATCTAGATAAGGATTATGTGGCTGCGCGTTCATCATGGGGCCGCACTAAATTACTGGAGCCGTTGCTGGGTGACTATCTTGCCTACATGCAGGCCCTGGCCTATCAGGGAGAGAATAATCGCGCTGCGGTGCTGGAAACTCTGGATGGATTTGACGAGAAGTATCCGGATTCGCTCCAGTCGCACGATGCGGCCATGCTGTATGCTTCAGCGCTGATGGCGACGAACGCTCCTGATCGCGCGGCCGCGTTTCTGGAAAAGCATCGCCAGCCGGTGAAGGCCGATATCGAAATTACTCTGGCGCGCGCTTATCTTGCTGCAGGAGACAAGACCAAAGCCAGCGATGTCTTCCACAAGCTCTATTTTGAAATGCCGACGAGCGCGGAAGCCGATGCTGCGGCAATTGAACTACGCAATCTGGGCGAGACTCAGCCTGAGGGAACATTTGATCAGCGCCACGGTCGCGTTTTGCTGCTGACGAAGGGTAGACGCTACCAGGATGCGCTGAATGAGTTGAGTCCGCTGGTGGAACAAGCGCCGCCCGAGCGAATGATTGACATGCAGGTGGAGTTTGCCGCTGCGCTTTACCGCAACCACAAGCGCGATGACGCGCAGCATCTGTTTGAAAGCATTTTGCAGAACCAGTCGGCCTCAGTGGATGCAAAGGCCCAGACACTTTATTTTCTGGCTGAGATAGCGCGCGACAAAGACGATGGACAGAAGAACCGGGATTACATCGGGCAATTGCGCACACTGGCCCCGGAAAGCACATGGATGGGCAGCGCGCTGTTGTCAGCCGGCAACATGTACCTGTTGCGGCGTGATTACGAGACAGCTACGCCGTTTTATGCTGAGATTTATCAGCGGCAAAAAAATGGGAAGACCTCACCGTACTCGCATTGGAAGACCGCATGGCTTACCTATCGCATGGGAAAGAAAGATGAGGCCAAACGGCTTTTTGAAGAGCAGCTTTCCATGTATCCCAGTTCAGCCGAGGTCCCCAATGCCCTTTATTGGCGCGGGCGGATGGCTGAGGAGGAGGGCGACAAGAAGCTGGCCCGCGCTTACTATCAAAAACTCGCGGAGAATTACCGCTATTACTACTATGCAAATTTAGCGCGCGAACGCCTGCCTAAAATGGGTGATGAGTCTGCCGATCCGCCTGTGCTGGAAAATCTGCCGCCCCCTATGGCGCCTTCACACGATTGGGAGACACCAGCAGAAAACATTCGGGCGCAAAAAGCGCAGCTTTTGGCGAACGCCGCTCTCTATGACTTTGCTGTGGCGGAGATGCAGGCGGCCAGCGCTGGATCGCCTCCGTGGGAAGCCAAGTCAGTGGCGGAAATATTCAACGAGCAGGGCAGCTACATTCGCGCCATTGAGACGCTCAAACGAGCGGTCCCCGGCTATTTTGCCGCGGAGATCCCGCAGATTCCCCGCCCTGTGTGGGAGAGTTTATTTCCCCGGCCGTTCTGGGAAGAGTTGAAGCGTGACTCAACTGCCAACCGGCTAGATCCGCATCTGGTTGCGTCTTTGATCCGGCAGGAATCGGAGTTCAACCCTGGAGCCATTTCTCCTGCCAACGCCATGGGACTGATGCAGTTGCTTCCCACTGTGGGCAAGGGAATGGCCAAGGAGATGAAGATCAGGCATTTTTCTTCCGACCAACTGCTGGTGGCGGACACGAATCTTCGTCTGGGCACGCGCTACTTCCGGCACATTGTTGACCATTACGATGGACAGGTGGAATACGCGCTGGCTGCGTACAACGCCGGTATAGATCGGGTGAATGACTGGCGCAAAAACGGGAACTTTGCCGATGTGGAAGAATTTGTCGAGTCAATTCCGTTTACTGAAACGCGTGACTACGTGCAGGCCATCATGCGCAATGCGGTGATTTACAAGTTGCTGTATTCGAAGGGCTGGACGTCCGTTTATCCCAACTGA
- a CDS encoding sigma-70 family RNA polymerase sigma factor — protein sequence METIQKKAEEGITSELALVQAAKKGDLEAFSELVRRYDRNVFRIAQHITHNEEDAQDVVQDAFLKAYQNLEQFQGNSKFYTWLVRIAVNEALMRLRKRRNDRTVSLDEDVETEDGSIPREVADWSPNPEQLYGTSELGDILKKTIQGLSPGFRTVFVLRDVEGLSTEETAEMLNLSVPAVKSRLLRARLQLRERLSRYFKNKKGGDGQQ from the coding sequence ATGGAAACCATCCAAAAGAAGGCAGAGGAAGGTATCACCAGTGAACTGGCGCTCGTCCAGGCGGCCAAGAAAGGCGATCTGGAGGCATTCAGTGAACTGGTTCGGCGGTATGACCGCAATGTCTTCCGGATAGCCCAGCACATCACGCATAACGAGGAAGATGCCCAGGACGTGGTCCAGGACGCTTTCCTTAAAGCGTATCAGAACCTTGAGCAGTTCCAGGGAAACTCCAAGTTTTATACCTGGCTGGTTCGGATCGCCGTAAATGAAGCGTTGATGCGGCTGCGCAAGCGGCGCAATGACCGGACTGTCTCGCTCGATGAAGACGTTGAAACGGAAGACGGGTCAATCCCGCGGGAAGTCGCGGACTGGAGCCCGAATCCGGAACAGCTTTACGGCACGTCAGAGTTGGGCGATATCCTGAAGAAGACGATTCAGGGGCTTTCGCCAGGGTTTAGAACGGTCTTCGTGTTACGCGATGTTGAAGGACTTTCCACGGAGGAGACAGCAGAAATGCTGAATTTGAGCGTACCTGCGGTAAAATCCCGATTATTACGGGCGCGCTTACAGCTCCGGGAACGTCTGTCCAGGTATTTTAAGAATAAAAAGGGCGGAGACGGCCAACAGTGA
- a CDS encoding zf-HC2 domain-containing protein has product MKCTEFLQELTDYLDGKISENLKIELDEHLHWCKECHVVMNTTKKTIEIYRDNELYELPESLRTRLHDAIMTKCRGSKSGKKPTT; this is encoded by the coding sequence GTGAAATGCACTGAGTTCTTACAAGAGTTGACCGATTATCTTGACGGTAAGATCAGCGAGAACCTAAAAATCGAGCTCGATGAGCACCTTCATTGGTGCAAAGAATGCCACGTGGTCATGAATACGACCAAGAAAACCATCGAGATTTACCGCGATAATGAGCTTTATGAGCTTCCAGAAAGCCTCCGGACCCGCCTGCACGATGCCATTATGACGAAATGCCGCGGCAGCAAGTCCGGAAAGAAACCCACCACCTAG
- a CDS encoding M48 family metalloprotease has translation MKFRSLSLALVLVAGISLSSTAFAQNDKTTTQTSSNQAQPADQTPTTAGQTQAQPVDQKPAVADQGQSQTQPVADQEQPAADQKKKDADKKDKKDKDKDKKDKKDKDKDKKSAKNKHSGGKDDVDAIGNRKVAGWDWYSIESEIRMGKEYATQIEASLKLVTDPTINEYINRVGQNLVRNSDAKVPFTIKVVDSDVINAMALPGGFFYVNSGLILAADNEAELAGVMAHEIAHVAARHTTRQLTRYQFINYASLPLIFVGGGIGLAAREAAGIGIPMTFLKFSRGFEAEADYLGIQYMYKAGYDPNEFVNFFEKIQAQEKKKPGSMAKVFTDHPQTPDRITKSQEEIATILPAKDQYIETTSEFNDMKARLAAIENRHKVDDNANPNKPSLRRGQSTASKDGDKKDDDRPTLKRRDQ, from the coding sequence ATGAAATTCCGTTCCCTATCGCTTGCGTTAGTGCTGGTCGCTGGTATCAGCCTCTCTTCAACGGCTTTTGCCCAGAATGATAAAACTACGACGCAGACTTCCAGCAATCAGGCGCAGCCTGCCGATCAGACGCCGACCACTGCTGGGCAAACTCAGGCGCAGCCTGTAGATCAAAAGCCCGCAGTGGCTGATCAGGGCCAGAGCCAGACGCAGCCTGTAGCCGATCAGGAACAGCCCGCGGCTGACCAGAAGAAGAAGGACGCGGACAAAAAAGACAAGAAAGATAAAGACAAGGATAAGAAGGACAAGAAAGATAAAGATAAGGACAAGAAAAGCGCGAAAAACAAGCACAGCGGCGGCAAAGATGACGTGGATGCCATTGGCAATCGCAAAGTCGCCGGATGGGACTGGTATTCAATCGAGAGCGAAATCCGCATGGGCAAGGAATATGCTACGCAGATTGAAGCGAGCCTGAAGCTGGTGACCGATCCGACGATCAATGAATATATCAATCGCGTAGGCCAGAACCTGGTGCGGAACTCAGACGCAAAGGTTCCTTTCACAATCAAAGTTGTCGATTCTGACGTGATCAATGCCATGGCGCTGCCGGGCGGCTTTTTCTACGTAAATTCAGGCCTGATTCTGGCTGCCGATAATGAAGCTGAACTGGCCGGCGTGATGGCGCATGAGATTGCCCACGTAGCGGCTCGCCACACTACCCGCCAGCTTACGCGTTACCAGTTCATCAATTACGCCAGCCTGCCCCTGATCTTTGTGGGCGGCGGCATTGGTTTGGCGGCAAGGGAAGCGGCTGGGATTGGCATTCCCATGACGTTCCTCAAGTTCTCCCGCGGCTTTGAGGCTGAAGCGGATTATCTGGGCATCCAGTACATGTACAAGGCAGGCTACGATCCTAATGAGTTTGTGAACTTCTTTGAAAAGATCCAGGCGCAGGAAAAGAAGAAACCAGGATCAATGGCGAAGGTCTTTACCGACCATCCGCAGACTCCGGACCGGATCACCAAATCACAGGAAGAGATTGCCACGATTCTGCCGGCAAAAGACCAGTACATTGAGACCACATCGGAATTCAATGACATGAAGGCACGCCTTGCGGCCATTGAAAACCGCCACAAAGTGGACGATAACGCAAATCCCAATAAGCCGAGCCTGCGTCGCGGACAGAGTACAGCTTCAAAAGACGGCGACAAGAAGGACGATGATCGTCCAACATTGAAGCGTCGCGACCAGTAA
- a CDS encoding cupredoxin family copper-binding protein — translation MIMKGIRFQPAELAVHPGETVEFKNQDIVAHTVTADDGSFDSGLIQPGSSWKMTVQKTGTLAYHCTPHPNMKATLVASSGTPLKEQNGAARGLPGFRPPRSPQELHPILVNFTAALLPLALLSDLLGRWLKRSSLHSAAAWMVLYAAIITPLTGAAGWWWKIKSAGTLPPELIRVHQWLGTSLALVFIALAVWRWRLYRQDAAPTLAYLALALVAVLALVYQGSLGGAMVFGH, via the coding sequence GTGATCATGAAAGGCATCCGCTTTCAGCCAGCGGAGCTTGCGGTTCATCCTGGTGAGACCGTCGAGTTTAAAAATCAAGACATCGTCGCTCACACCGTTACCGCCGATGATGGAAGCTTTGATTCAGGGCTGATTCAGCCCGGCAGCTCCTGGAAAATGACCGTTCAGAAGACCGGAACGCTTGCTTACCACTGCACGCCGCACCCAAATATGAAGGCAACCTTGGTCGCCTCAAGCGGCACTCCACTGAAGGAACAAAATGGTGCAGCACGCGGTCTTCCTGGTTTTAGACCACCTCGATCGCCACAGGAACTTCATCCTATACTTGTCAACTTTACCGCTGCATTGTTGCCGCTCGCGCTGCTCAGCGATCTCCTGGGTCGCTGGCTGAAACGCTCATCACTACACAGCGCAGCAGCATGGATGGTCTTGTACGCCGCGATTATTACTCCGCTTACCGGCGCTGCCGGATGGTGGTGGAAGATCAAGTCTGCCGGAACACTTCCGCCAGAGTTAATCAGAGTCCATCAGTGGCTGGGAACATCGCTGGCGCTGGTCTTTATCGCCCTTGCCGTTTGGCGATGGCGTCTTTACCGCCAAGATGCTGCTCCCACTTTGGCTTATCTGGCGTTGGCCTTGGTTGCTGTGCTCGCACTCGTATATCAGGGGAGCCTGGGTGGAGCAATGGTTTTTGGCCATTAG
- the lspA gene encoding signal peptidase II: METMRKYHIMIAALIVLCDRMTKWLVSQKITLHDSIDIVPGIFRLTHVQNQGAAFGLFAESPAEWRVAMLILFSLAALAVVSALLWKNGNALNTTAIALSLVFGGALGNLWDRVTSGRVIDFIDFYLGSHHWPAFNIADSAIVVGALLLLSEIFLTPQEEKAREEKVATQ; encoded by the coding sequence ATGGAGACAATGCGGAAGTACCACATCATGATTGCCGCTCTCATCGTCCTCTGTGACAGGATGACGAAGTGGCTGGTGTCGCAGAAAATCACTCTGCATGACAGCATTGACATTGTCCCCGGCATATTCCGTCTCACGCATGTTCAGAACCAGGGTGCGGCATTCGGCCTGTTCGCCGAATCACCGGCTGAATGGCGTGTGGCCATGCTCATCCTGTTTTCACTGGCGGCTCTGGCCGTGGTTTCTGCGCTGCTATGGAAGAATGGCAATGCCTTAAACACCACTGCCATCGCTCTTTCGCTGGTCTTTGGCGGAGCGCTGGGCAATCTGTGGGACCGCGTGACCAGCGGTCGCGTAATCGACTTTATTGATTTTTATCTTGGCTCGCATCACTGGCCGGCTTTCAATATTGCCGATAGCGCCATCGTGGTTGGAGCTCTTCTGCTGTTGAGTGAGATCTTTCTCACCCCGCAAGAGGAAAAAGCCCGGGAAGAGAAAGTGGCAACCCAGTAA
- a CDS encoding cupredoxin domain-containing protein yields MNKRLLPLFALTLAVLTLGCRNQPRIAADAHIQVVMKKYTIEPAVIHVKASQVTELEVSSADVQHGFDVPGLSIKEPVRSGKPAIVTLNHPPKGEYKVVCGIICGPHHDDMVAKLVVE; encoded by the coding sequence ATGAATAAAAGATTACTTCCTTTATTTGCCTTAACTTTAGCCGTTCTGACGCTGGGCTGCCGAAACCAGCCAAGAATAGCCGCGGACGCCCATATTCAGGTCGTGATGAAGAAATACACGATAGAACCAGCCGTCATCCATGTAAAAGCCAGCCAGGTAACGGAACTGGAAGTTTCCTCGGCCGATGTCCAGCATGGCTTTGACGTGCCTGGCTTGAGCATTAAAGAGCCGGTGCGCTCCGGAAAGCCGGCAATTGTGACCCTCAATCATCCGCCCAAGGGCGAATACAAGGTCGTTTGCGGAATTATCTGCGGTCCCCACCATGACGATATGGTGGCCAAGCTGGTAGTGGAATAA
- a CDS encoding inositol-3-phosphate synthase, with product MASSAAETTTATKIAPARGKLGIMIVGMGAVATTFVAGVEAIRKGIAKPIGSLTQMGTIRLGKRTDNRSPKINKFVPLANLKDLVFTAWDIFEEDAYAAAMNAGVLEKDLLNQIKPFMKSIKPRKAVFDRNYVKLLDGKHVKKGKNKFELAKQLRADIQDFKKKSKADRLVMIWCASTETFTKQSAVHESLDAFERGLKENDPNIAPSMIYAYAALMEGVPFANGAPNLTVDIPVMMELSKANNAPIAGKDFKTGQTLMKTILAPGFKARMIGMNGWFSTNILGNRDGEVLEDPGSFKTKEESKLSVLDRILQPELYPDLYGHIHHKVRINYYPPRGDNKEGWDNIDIFGWLGYPMQIKVDFLCRDSILAAPIVLDLVLFLDLAKRSEALKGIGVQEWLSFYLKSPMTVPGLYPEHDLFIQLMKLKNTLRHLRGEPLITHLGLEYYD from the coding sequence ATGGCTTCTTCTGCTGCTGAAACAACAACTGCAACCAAAATAGCTCCTGCCCGCGGCAAGCTGGGCATAATGATTGTCGGCATGGGTGCGGTGGCCACCACGTTTGTCGCCGGCGTTGAGGCCATTCGCAAGGGAATTGCCAAGCCCATTGGATCGCTTACGCAGATGGGAACCATCCGGCTGGGAAAGCGCACGGACAATCGCTCGCCCAAGATCAATAAGTTTGTTCCGCTGGCGAATCTGAAAGATCTGGTTTTCACCGCCTGGGACATCTTTGAAGAAGATGCTTACGCCGCCGCCATGAATGCCGGTGTGCTGGAAAAAGATCTGCTCAACCAGATCAAGCCATTTATGAAGTCCATCAAACCGCGCAAGGCTGTGTTCGATCGCAATTATGTGAAGCTGCTCGACGGCAAACATGTGAAGAAAGGTAAGAACAAGTTTGAGCTGGCAAAACAGTTGCGGGCGGATATTCAGGATTTCAAGAAGAAGTCAAAGGCTGACCGGCTGGTGATGATCTGGTGTGCGTCCACGGAGACTTTTACCAAACAGAGCGCGGTCCACGAATCGCTGGACGCCTTTGAGCGCGGCCTGAAAGAGAACGATCCCAATATTGCTCCGTCGATGATTTACGCCTATGCCGCGCTGATGGAAGGCGTTCCGTTTGCCAATGGCGCGCCGAATCTCACTGTGGACATTCCGGTGATGATGGAGCTTTCCAAGGCGAACAATGCGCCAATCGCGGGCAAGGACTTCAAAACTGGCCAGACGCTGATGAAGACCATTCTGGCGCCGGGTTTCAAGGCCCGCATGATCGGAATGAACGGCTGGTTTTCAACGAACATTCTAGGCAATCGCGACGGGGAAGTTCTGGAAGATCCGGGCTCATTCAAGACCAAGGAGGAATCCAAGCTTTCTGTGCTGGACCGCATTCTTCAGCCGGAGCTATACCCCGATCTTTACGGGCACATCCACCACAAGGTCCGCATTAATTATTACCCGCCGCGTGGCGACAATAAAGAAGGATGGGACAACATCGACATTTTTGGTTGGCTGGGCTACCCCATGCAGATCAAGGTCGATTTCCTATGCCGTGATTCGATCCTGGCGGCGCCCATCGTGCTTGATCTGGTGCTTTTCCTCGATTTGGCCAAACGCAGCGAAGCGTTGAAAGGTATAGGTGTGCAGGAGTGGCTGAGCTTCTATCTCAAGTCGCCGATGACGGTGCCGGGGCTTTATCCGGAACATGATCTCTTTATCCAGCTGATGAAGCTGAAAAACACATTGCGCCACCTGCGCGGCGAACCGCTCATTACCCACCTTGGGCTTGAGTATTACGATTAA
- the lspA gene encoding signal peptidase II, translating into MPKRPLLIALAVLLLDRITKWAIAQTIPLEDAINIIPGLFRLTHLENTGAAFSLFADSPSPFRTALLIAFSVAALVVISFLLWRDRSVFHSGTLALSLILGGAVGNLWDRVSDGKVTDFLDFYIGVHHWPPFNVADSAIVVGALLLFMRMLRKDHHSQAAG; encoded by the coding sequence ATGCCTAAGCGCCCTCTGCTGATCGCACTTGCTGTGCTGCTGCTGGATCGGATTACCAAGTGGGCCATCGCGCAGACCATCCCTCTGGAAGACGCCATTAACATTATTCCTGGCTTATTTCGTCTGACTCACCTTGAAAATACCGGCGCTGCCTTCAGTCTCTTTGCCGATTCCCCGTCGCCTTTCCGCACAGCTTTACTGATCGCTTTCTCCGTGGCAGCTCTGGTGGTGATTTCTTTTCTGCTATGGAGAGACCGCAGCGTTTTCCACTCCGGTACTCTGGCGCTCTCTCTGATTCTGGGCGGGGCCGTTGGCAATCTCTGGGACCGGGTGTCTGACGGCAAGGTCACTGACTTTCTGGATTTCTACATCGGCGTTCACCACTGGCCGCCTTTCAACGTTGCCGATAGCGCCATTGTTGTAGGTGCGCTGCTGCTTTTCATGCGCATGCTGCGCAAGGACCACCACTCGCAAGCTGCAGGTTGA